A single genomic interval of Sulfurovum sp. TSL6 harbors:
- a CDS encoding M3 family metallopeptidase encodes MFQEFKINNLEQFPKDLDTLLNQQRESIKDITVNAESNYEKVLKPLQDLDEELGLFFTPLAHLNSVMNSEETQKAYEESIPLLSKFSSEMAQNEALFKKIETIKADSKEAQKVLEHEVRGFVLSGVNLPEDKKKRMEEINLKLSELSNQFSQNLLDATNAYELIIEDEKDVEGMPQSDIDAAKEEIDGKTVYKFTLQIPSYLAYMTYGPNRTYRKELSKAYATRAPENAEVIDQILALKHEKSQLLGFSSYAQYALETRDASHEDDVITFLNELADAALPQAKNELAELKTFARKTDGIEDLAGYDVGYYSEKLKKEKFDFDDTMTKPYFEQEKVLEGLLYIVSELFGVTFEPADVPTWHACVKPFDIFEEGKLSGRIYFDLEARKEKRGGAWMNDWETHYVDAKGELHLPSAFIVCNFSPTTPKTPSLLRHDDVVTLFHEMGHAIHHLFGKCKERSVSGINGVAWDVVEFPSQFLENFAYEAAILKRFGFHYETGEPISEELMAKIKETKNFQAALGILRQVEFSLFDFVLHQDLYQGEEVQTLLDGIREKTSLLTPPSYNKFQHGFAHIFAGGYAAGYYSYKWAEVLSADAFFSCLDNESGFNKERAKGYKEYILASGGAIEMSELYEEWLGRKADVQSLIKLYEIV; translated from the coding sequence ATGTTTCAAGAATTCAAAATAAACAATTTAGAACAATTTCCCAAAGATTTAGACACGCTTTTAAACCAGCAAAGAGAGAGTATCAAGGATATCACTGTAAATGCTGAGAGCAATTATGAAAAAGTCCTTAAACCCTTGCAGGACCTAGATGAAGAATTAGGGCTTTTCTTTACCCCGCTTGCTCATCTTAACTCAGTGATGAACTCAGAGGAAACACAAAAAGCCTATGAAGAGTCTATCCCTCTACTTTCTAAGTTCAGTTCTGAAATGGCACAAAATGAAGCCCTGTTTAAAAAGATTGAAACGATCAAAGCAGATTCCAAGGAAGCGCAAAAAGTTCTAGAACATGAAGTCAGAGGCTTTGTACTCTCTGGGGTCAATCTCCCCGAAGACAAGAAAAAACGTATGGAAGAGATCAACCTCAAACTCTCTGAACTTTCTAACCAATTTTCACAAAACCTTCTTGATGCGACCAATGCCTATGAACTCATCATCGAAGATGAAAAAGATGTTGAGGGCATGCCTCAGTCTGATATCGATGCAGCCAAAGAGGAGATCGATGGAAAAACCGTTTATAAATTTACACTTCAGATTCCTAGTTATCTGGCCTACATGACTTACGGGCCTAACCGTACATATAGAAAAGAACTCTCTAAAGCCTATGCCACCAGAGCGCCTGAAAATGCAGAAGTGATAGACCAGATCCTGGCACTCAAACATGAAAAATCACAACTGTTGGGCTTTAGCTCTTATGCGCAGTATGCCCTAGAGACACGTGATGCAAGTCATGAAGATGATGTCATCACATTCTTAAATGAATTGGCTGATGCTGCCTTGCCTCAAGCCAAAAATGAACTGGCTGAACTTAAAACATTTGCACGTAAAACAGATGGCATAGAAGACTTAGCAGGGTATGATGTAGGGTACTATTCAGAAAAACTGAAAAAAGAAAAGTTTGACTTTGATGATACGATGACCAAACCTTACTTTGAACAAGAGAAGGTTTTAGAAGGACTATTGTACATAGTCTCAGAACTGTTTGGGGTCACCTTTGAACCTGCAGACGTACCGACCTGGCACGCATGTGTGAAACCTTTTGACATCTTCGAAGAAGGCAAACTCTCCGGACGTATCTACTTTGATCTTGAAGCGCGTAAAGAAAAACGCGGAGGGGCATGGATGAATGACTGGGAGACACACTATGTGGATGCTAAAGGAGAATTACACCTTCCCTCAGCTTTCATCGTATGTAACTTCTCGCCAACGACACCCAAGACACCATCACTGCTAAGACATGACGATGTCGTAACCCTCTTTCATGAAATGGGACATGCTATCCATCACCTCTTTGGAAAATGTAAAGAGCGTTCGGTCTCAGGTATTAACGGTGTGGCATGGGATGTGGTAGAGTTTCCTTCACAGTTTTTGGAGAACTTTGCTTATGAAGCAGCGATCTTAAAACGTTTTGGTTTTCACTATGAAACAGGTGAGCCTATCTCAGAGGAGCTGATGGCAAAAATAAAAGAGACCAAAAACTTCCAGGCAGCCCTTGGTATCCTGCGTCAGGTAGAATTTTCTCTGTTTGATTTTGTTCTGCATCAAGACCTTTACCAAGGTGAAGAAGTGCAGACATTGCTCGATGGCATCAGAGAAAAAACGTCTTTGCTTACACCGCCGAGTTATAACAAATTTCAACATGGATTTGCACATATCTTTGCCGGTGGCTATGCTGCAGGGTACTACAGTTATAAATGGGCTGAAGTACTCTCTGCAGATGCTTTTTTCTCTTGTTTGGATAATGAATCAGGATTTAACAAAGAACGTGCAAAAGGGTATAAAGAGTATATCCTTGCAAGCGGTGGTGCGATTGAAATGTCTGAGCTCTACGAAGAGTGGCTTGGACGAAAAGCAGATGTTCAGAGTCTGATCAAACTCTATGAAATAGTATAA
- a CDS encoding argininosuccinate synthase — protein MAKRKIKKAVLAYSGGLDTSIILKWLQDEYECEVVTFTADLGQGEEVEPARQKALDMGIKEENIFILDLREEFVKDFVFPMFRANAIYEGEYLLGTSIARPLISKKQIEIAHKTGADAVSHGATGKGNDQVRFELGYLALDPDIAVIAPWREWDLNSRTKLLKYAADHGIDIDGKGKPKPYSMDANLLHISYEGEHLENPYAEPEEDMWLWSVSPEKAPDEPEYITISYKNGDPVAINREEMSPATILKTLNDYGNKHGIGRIDIVENRYVGMKARGCYETPGGTIMLKAHRAIESITLDREEAHMKDELMPKYAKLIYQGFWWSAERKMLQAAIDATQEHVQGDVKLKLYKGNVTVVGRRSDISLYSEEHSTFEEDEVYNQKDAEGFIRLNALRFIIEGKKQPERIASMIKNDEVEEVEECRIETGSFTICQRIKRFFGFGKKEESKEEYIKKN, from the coding sequence ATGGCAAAAAGAAAGATTAAAAAAGCGGTACTGGCTTACTCTGGTGGGCTTGATACAAGTATTATTTTAAAATGGCTTCAAGACGAGTATGAGTGTGAAGTGGTTACTTTCACGGCTGACCTTGGGCAGGGTGAAGAGGTAGAACCTGCACGTCAGAAAGCATTGGATATGGGGATCAAAGAAGAAAATATTTTCATCTTGGATCTGAGAGAAGAGTTTGTAAAAGACTTTGTTTTTCCTATGTTCAGAGCCAATGCTATTTATGAGGGGGAGTATCTTTTAGGGACGTCTATTGCACGTCCACTCATCTCTAAAAAGCAGATAGAGATCGCACATAAAACAGGTGCGGACGCAGTAAGTCACGGTGCAACAGGTAAGGGAAATGACCAGGTACGTTTTGAACTTGGTTACCTTGCACTTGACCCAGATATCGCAGTTATCGCACCATGGAGAGAGTGGGACTTGAACTCACGTACGAAGCTTTTGAAGTATGCAGCAGATCATGGTATTGATATAGATGGAAAAGGAAAGCCAAAACCTTACTCTATGGATGCGAACTTGCTTCACATCTCTTATGAGGGTGAACATTTGGAAAATCCATATGCTGAACCTGAAGAGGATATGTGGTTATGGTCTGTGAGTCCGGAAAAAGCACCAGATGAACCAGAATATATCACGATCAGCTATAAAAATGGTGACCCTGTAGCGATCAACCGTGAAGAGATGAGCCCTGCAACCATTTTAAAAACGTTGAATGACTATGGTAATAAACATGGTATCGGTCGTATCGATATCGTAGAGAACCGTTATGTAGGTATGAAAGCACGTGGTTGTTACGAGACACCGGGTGGAACTATCATGCTTAAAGCACACAGGGCTATCGAATCTATCACACTTGACAGAGAAGAAGCACATATGAAAGATGAGCTTATGCCTAAGTATGCCAAACTCATCTACCAAGGTTTCTGGTGGTCAGCGGAGCGTAAGATGCTTCAGGCTGCTATTGATGCAACACAAGAACATGTTCAAGGGGATGTAAAGTTGAAACTTTACAAAGGAAATGTGACTGTAGTAGGTAGAAGATCTGATATCTCTCTCTATTCTGAAGAACACTCTACCTTTGAAGAAGATGAAGTATATAACCAAAAAGATGCAGAAGGGTTTATCCGTCTGAATGCACTTAGATTCATCATTGAAGGTAAAAAACAGCCTGAGCGTATCGCTTCAATGATAAAAAATGATGAAGTAGAGGAAGTAGAAGAGTGTCGTATAGAGACAGGTTCATTTACTATCTGTCAAAGAATCAAAAGATTTTTCGGATTTGGTAAGAAAGAAGAATCAAAAGAAGAGTATATTAAAAAGAACTAG